The stretch of DNA TGATGCGCGAGCCGGCGAGCCCGATGGCGTAGTTCGTCGCGCCCTTGCCCTCGATGATCTTGTAGGCGGACTCGACCACGTCGCGGGCGATCGCCTCCCGGACGCCGGCGGTCAGCGGACCACGGTCGCCGAAGCCGTTCCAGTCCAGCAGCGGCACCGCGCCGAGGCTCGCCGAGCTCCAGAGCGGGATCTCCGTGTCCCCGTGCTCCCCGGCGACGTAGGCGTGCACGTTCTGCACCGCAACCCCGGTGTGCTGGGCGATGAGGAAGCGCAGGCGCGAGGAGTCGAGCACGGTGCCGGAGCCGAACAGCTGCGACGGCGGCAGGCCGGAGATCTTCAGCGCCGCGTAGGTCACCACGTCGACAGGGTTGGTCACCATCACGTAGACGGCGTTCGGCGCCACGCGGACGATGCTGGGCAGCACCTTCTGCACCAGTGAGATGGTCGCCCCGGCCAGGTCGAGGCGGCTCTGGCCGGGCTTCTGCTTGGCGCCGGCCGTGAACATCACCACGTCGGCGTCGGCGAGGACCCCGATGTCGTCCGAGCCGACGACCTCCGCCATCGACATGAACTGGATCCCGTGCGACAGGTCCAGCGCCTCGGCCTCGACCTTCGCGCGGTTGATGTCGAACAGCGCCACGGTCCGCGCCGAACCCCTCATCAGCGCGGCGTAGGCCATGGTCGACCCCACGGCGCCCGCACCGACGATCGCCAGCTTCGAGGCCCTGCGGGGAGAGAAGACGGTCCCGTGCAGGCCACCCTCGTCGATGTCGTCGCTCTCGCTCACGGCTCCTCCTCGCGGTGCGCCGCGACCTGGCGGCGGCAGCAGGACGTTGGTCACGCCCTGACCGGATCACCCCGGTACTCGGAAGGCTAGTCGGCCGCCGCCAGCCGTTGCAGCGCGGAGAGAGCGACGTCACGCCGGGTCGTCGTCCAGAACGGCGGCATGCTCCTGGTCAGGAACGTGCCGTACCGAGCGGTCGCCAGACGAGGGTCCAGGACCGCCACCACACCCCGGTCGTCGACGGTCCGGATCAACCGGCCGGCACCCTGCGCCAAGAGGAGGCCGGCGTGCGTCGCGGACACCGCCATGAACCCGTTCCCCCCGGCCGCCGCGACGGCTTCCGTGCGAGCCGCCATGAGAGGGTCGTCCGGCCTCGGGAACGGGATGCGGTCGATGATCACCAGCCGGCAGGTGGCGCCCGGCACGTCGACGCCCTGCCACAGCGACAGGGTGCCGAACAGGCACGTCGACTCGTCGGCCGAGAACTGCGCGACCAACGTGGGCAGCTGGTCGTCGCCCTGCAGCAGCACCCGGACGTCGAGCCGCTGCCGCATCGCCTCGGCGGCCGCCTGTGCGGCCCGGCGGGACGAGAACAGGCCGAGCGTGCGACCGCCGGCGGCGCGCACCAACGCCTCGATCTCGTCCAGCTGAGCCGCTGTGGCGGGCTCCCGACCGGGTGGCGGCAGGTGCCGCGCCACGTAGCAGATCCCCTGCTTGCCGTAGTCGAACGGGCTCCCGACGTCGAGGCCCCGCCACGGCTGGGTGGCCTCGTCCCCGTTCGACGACCGCTCCGGGGGGACGCCGGTCTCGACGGCGGGCTGGGCCGTTGCCTCGGGCGGGCCGGTGAGGCCCATCGACCGGGCGACCGGCTCGAACGAGCCGCCGAGCGTCAGGGTCGCCGACGTCAGGACGGCCGAGCGACCGGCCAGCAGGTTGGTGCGGATGAGTCCGTGCACGGCGAGCGGGGCGACGAGCAGCCGCGCCAGGGTGCCGCCGCGACGATCCTCGGAACGGCTGCACCACAGCACCTGCCGGCGGGCGTCCTCCGGGTCGGCCGTCATCCGCTCGGCGACCTCGAAGAGGGACAGCATCGCGGTGCTGGCCATCTTCACGCCGCCGTCCGGGCCGCCGCCCGCCGCCGCGCGGCTCGGGTCCGGCTTCAGCGCGCTGAGCAGGGCGCGGGCGGCGTCCCGCACGGAGCCGACCACGTCACGCACGGCCGGTGGCAGGCCGTCGGCGAACCGTGTCTCCGGCAGCTCGACCAGCGTGGCGGCGAGCGCGCGGCCGGCGGCGTCCAGGTCGGTCGTCGGGACGCCGCCATGACGACGGGCCAGCCGGGCGGCGTGCTCCACGGTCGCCAACGACAGCTCGTCGGTCGCCTGCGCCGTCACCCTGTCCGTCAGCTCGTGCGCCTCGTCGACGATCAGCACCTGGTGCTCCGGCAGCACGTTCGGCGACCCCGACGCCGCGATCCCCAGCATCGCGTGGTTGGTCACCACGACGTCGGCCGCCCGTGCCGCGGCGCGGGCCCGCTCCGGGAAGCACTCGTCGACCATCGGGCACGTGGAGCCCAGGCACTCCAGCGACGTGACGGACACCTGCCGCCACGCCCGGTCGCTCACGCCGGGCACGAGGTCGTCCCGGTCCCCGCTGTCCGTCTCCTGCGCCCACTCCCGCAGCCGCACCACCTGCTCACCGAGGCTCTCGCGGCCGGCCTCGGCGTCGGGCGCCGGGTGGTCGGCCGCGCCGCGACGCTCGCCGAGATCGAACAGGACGGCGGTGTCGTCCTCCGGGTACCCCCCGGCCACCTTGTGCACGCACAGGTAGTTGTGCCAGCCCTTGAGCAGCGCCGTCGTCGGTCTGCGGGGCAGCCGGTCCGCCAGCGCGTCGGCCACCAGCGGCAGGTCCCGTGCGACCACCTGGCGCTGCAGCGCGAGCGTGGCTGTGGACACGACCACGCGCTCGTCGGCCAGCACCGCGTGACGGACGGCCGGGACGAGGTAGCCGAGCGACTTGCCCGTACCGGTCCCCGCCTGGACCAGCAGGTGCTCGCCACGGTCCACCGACTGGGCGACGGCCTCCGCCATCGCGTGCTGACCGTCCCGGCGAGCGCCGCCGAGAGCCGTCACCGCCAGGTCGAGCAGCTCCGCAACGGGGGGCTCGGGGGCTGGCACCGCGTCAGCGTAGTCGCGGCACGCGTCGACCCGTGCCGGTGCCGCGACGAGCGCGGGCGGGCCCGACCGCCGCGTGGGCGGGCTGCATCAGGCGCGACGGACCGCCACCGCGTTCAGCTCACCGGCGAGCGTCGCATCGACCCGGGCGCGCAGCCACGTGCCGTCCGGCGTGTGCTCCTCCGCATCGATGTCGCCGTGCTCGTGCACGCGGCTGACCAGGTCCCCGCGCGAGTACGGCACCACCACGTCGACCGGCACACCGGGGCGCGGCAGCTGGTCCGCGACCAGCTCCATCAGCTCGGCGATCCCCTCGCCGGTGTGCGCCGAGACCACCACGGAGTGCACCTCGCGGGAGCGGAGGCGGGCGATCGCCTCGGGGCTCGCGAGGTCCGCCTTGTTCAGCACGATGATCTCGGGCACGTCCATCGCCCCCGGGATGTCGGCGAACACGTGCCGCACCGCGGCGATCTGACCTTCGGGATCCGGGTGCGACGCGTCCACGACGTGCAGGATCAGGTCCGCGTCGGCCACCTCCTCGAGGGTCGACCGGAACGCCTCGACCAGCTGGTGCGGCAGCGACCGCACGAAGCCGACGGTGTCCGCCAGCGTGTAGACGCGCCCGTCCGCGGTCTCGGCCCGCCGCACGGTCGGGTCCAGCGTCGCGAACAACGCGTTCTCCACGAGGACGCCCGCTCCGGTGAGCCGGTTGAGCAGCGAGGACTTCCCGGCGTTGGTGTAGCCCGCGATCGCCACCGACGGCACCGCGTTCCGCTTGCGCGACGCCCGCTTGGTCTGACGCGATGGCTGCATCGCGGCGATCTCCCGGCGAAGACGCGCCATCCGGTTGCGGATGCGACGGCGGTCGAGCTCGATCTTTGTCTCGCCAGGGCCACGCGACCCCATGCCCGCGCCCGCGCCGCCGACCTGACCACCGGCCTGCCGGGACATCGACTCGCCCCAGCCGCGCAGCCGCGGCAGCAGGTACTCGAGCTGGGCCAGCTCGACCTGCGCCTTGCCCTCCCGGGACTTGGCGTGCTGGGCGAAGATGTCGAGGATCAGCGCCGTCCGGTCGACGACCTTGACGCGGACGACGTCCTCCAGGGAGCGCCGCTGCGAGGGAGCGAGGTCGCCGTCGACCACGACGGTGTCCGCACCGACCGCCGCCACGAGGCGCGCCAGCTCGGCCGCCTTGCCGGAGCCGAGGTACGTGCCGGGGTCCGGCGTGCGGCGGTGCTGCAGCAGCCCGTCGAGCACCTGCGAACCGGCCGTCTCGGCGAGGGCGGCGAGCTCGCGCAGCGAGTTCTCCGCGTCCTCCGCCGTTCCCTCGCCCCACAGCCCGACGAGCACGACGCGCTCCAGCCGCAGCTGCCGGTACTCGACCTCGGTGACGTCCTGCAGCTCCGTCGACAGACCGGCGACCCGTCGTAGCGAGGTGCGTTCCTCCAGCTCCAGCTGGTCGCCGTCGTAGGTGGTGTGCTCCGCCGCGGAGGACTGCAGCGAGGCGCCCGCCCGGGCGAGCACGCGTGCAACCACGTCGTCGGCCACCTCCTGCGCGGTGCGCGCCCTTTCAGGCGTCCCGTGGGTGGTGGTCCGGGGGTCGTTCACGCGGTTCCTCTCAGGTCGGTCCCTCCAGGGTCGCACGGGCGATGCGGAGCGGCGAGGCATTTCGCCGTGGGCCGAGCGGCGTGGCGGACGCCGATAGGGTCGGCGCGTGGGCGAGCAGGAGCACTACTTCACGGCCCGTCCGTCCTCGGCCGCCGAGCGGCGGACGATCGAGGTCGAGCTGGCGGGCAGGACCGTCGCGGTCCAGACCGCCGGGGGCGTCTTCTCCCCCGACCACGTCGACCTGGGCACCCGGGTGCTGCTGCGCTCCGTGCCGACACCCCCCGCCTCCGGCGACCTGCTCGACCTGGGCTGCGGCTGGGGCCCGCTCGCCCTGACGCTGGCGCTGCAGTCCCCCGATGCGCACGTGTGGGCCGTCGACGTCAACGAGCGGGCGCTCGACCTGGTGCGGCGGAACGCGGCGGCGCTCGGCCTGCAGAACGTCACCGCGGCGACACCGGAGGCCGTGCCCTCCGACGTGCGGTTCGCCACGGTGTGGTCGAACCCACCCGTGCGGGTCGGCAAGGAGGAGCTCCACGCGCTGCTCCGGCGGTGGCTCACCCGCCTGGAACCGGGCGGCGAGGCCTGGCTCGTGGTCGGCCGCCATCTCGGCGCCGACCCGCTGCTGCGGTGGTTGCAGGAGGAGCTCGGGCCGGACGTCCGCACGGAGCGGTCCGGCAGCGCCAAGGGGTTCCGGGTGCTCCGCGCGGAGGCGTCCCGGTCGGGCGACGACGTCGCCCGCTGACGGACCCGTCAGGACGAGGTCAGCGTCGCCAGGTCGACCGTCGCGTCGGCGACCAGCACCGCAGGACCGGCCAGCTCGACGTGCCCGTCGGCCCGGGCCGTGACGCGCAAGGTGCCCCCCGGCACGTGCACCAGCCACTGGTCCGGCGCCCCGTCGCCCGCCCAGGTGCGCACCGCGAGCGCCGCCGCGCACGCCCCCGTGCCACAGGAGGCGGTCTCGCCGACGCCGCGCTCGTAGACGCGCATCCGGACGGCGCCGACCGTCCCGCCGTCCTCGGTGGCGCGCTCCCCGAGGGGCAGCACCAGCTCGGTGTTGGTGCCCTCGGGCGGGACGGGGCGAACGGTCGGTTCGCGGGTCAGGTCGGCGCCCTCCAGCTCGTCGGCGTCCGCGACGACGACCACCGTGTGCGGGTTGCCCATGTCCACGCTGAGGGCCGGTCGCGCCACCGGCAGCCCCGGGACGTCGACCGTCGCGTCGCCGCCCGCCTGAACGGCCCCAGCGCCACCCGGCAACGACCACACGCCCATGTCGACCGAGTACCAGCGATCGTCGGCGACCCCCGCCGGGACCGGTACCTCCCGGACCCGTCGCACGCCGGCGCGAGTGCCGAGCACCAGCTCGCCGTCGCGGGGGTCCCAGAGCCCGAGGCTGCGCACCAGCGCCGCCAGCACCCGCACGCCGTTGCCGCACATCTGGGCGACGGAGCCGTCAGCGTTGCGGTAGTCCATGAACCACTCGGCACCCGCGTCCACCGCCAGCCTCGCCGCGTCCTCGACCAACCGGCGGGAGGCGACGAGCCGGATCACACCGTCGCCGCCGATCCCCGCACGTCGCTCGCACAGCGCCTGCACCAGCGCGGGTGTCAGGTCGAGACTCCCGTCGCGGTCGTCGATCAGCACGAAGTCGTTGCGTGTCCCGTGCCCCTTGGCCACGTGCAGCCGCTGGGCGGCGGGAACGGACGTCATGAGCCCAGACTACGGCGACCGTCGGGGCGCTCCGGCGGGGGTCCGAGCGTGCCGGCGTCGGCCCGCGCGACGACGTCGAGCGCCTGGTCGACCAGGTCGGGCGCCTGCGCGTCGAGCCAGTGCACGCGCGGGTCGCGGCCGAACCAGCCCATCTGCTTGCGCGCCAGCCGACGCGTCGCGGCCACGGTGGACTCGAACGCCTCCTGCTCCGTGAGCGAACCCGCCCGCATCGCGATCACCTGCGCGTAGCCCACCGCACGAGCCGCGGTCCGGCCGAGGCCGCCGGAGACCAGCCGGTCGACCTCGTCGACGAGGCCCTCCTCCCACATCCGTCGCACGCGCGCCGCCACGCGGGCGTCGAGGGTCGGGCGGTCGCAGTCCAGACCGATCCGGACGGAGGGCACCTCGTCGACGTGGTCGGGCAGCGCCGCGGAGTAGGGCCGCCCCGTCACCCCGATCACCTCGAGGGCCCGCACGATGCGCCTCGCGTTGCGCGGGCCGATGGCGTCCGCGGCCGTCGGGTCGAGCCGGCGCAGCTCGTCGTGCAGCGCTCGGGAACCCTCTGACTCGACACGCGCCTCGAGCGCCGCCCGGAGCGCGGGGTCCGTCCCGGGGAACTCCAGGCGGTCCAGCAGGGCCCGGACGTAGAGGCCCGACCCGCCGACGGCGACCGCCCGGCGGCCACGGCCGGCGAGCTCGTCCAGCGTCGCGCGCGCCCATCGCTGGTAGTCCGCCACCGAGGCGTCCTGCGACGGTTCCAGCACGTCGAGAAGGTGGTGCGGGACGCCCTGCCGCTCGTCGAACGGCACCTTCGCCGTGCCGATGTCCATGCCGCGGTACAGCTGCATCGCGTCGGTGTTGACCACCTCGCCACCCAGCGCGAGCGCCAGAGCGATCCCGAGGTCGGACTTCCCGGTGGCCGTCGGTCCGACGACGGCCACGACGAGGGCCGGGCGCGAGACGGACGGCACGCGTCGACCGTACCGGGTGCTGGGTACCCTCGACGCATGGCCTCCTTCGCCGACCGCGCGCGCGACTGGGTCGCCCGCCGGAGCCGTCGTCGGGCACCGGAGCCGGACGACGGGCCACCGCTGTCGGACGACGAGCTGCACGACCACGTCGCGGCCCTGCTCGCCCGGGAGCTGGGCGTCGCCGAGGCCGGCGAGGAGCTCCCGGTCCCCGTGACACCGGCCCGGATCGCCGCCTGGATGTCCGACAACGGCTTCTCCTACTTCGTGGACAACGACGGTGACCTCGGAGGTCTCTGGCGCGGCCGGCTGTTCTACTTCTTCCTCTTCGGGGAGCAGGCCG from Cellulomonas sp. NTE-D12 encodes:
- the hflX gene encoding GTPase HflX, translated to MNDPRTTTHGTPERARTAQEVADDVVARVLARAGASLQSSAAEHTTYDGDQLELEERTSLRRVAGLSTELQDVTEVEYRQLRLERVVLVGLWGEGTAEDAENSLRELAALAETAGSQVLDGLLQHRRTPDPGTYLGSGKAAELARLVAAVGADTVVVDGDLAPSQRRSLEDVVRVKVVDRTALILDIFAQHAKSREGKAQVELAQLEYLLPRLRGWGESMSRQAGGQVGGAGAGMGSRGPGETKIELDRRRIRNRMARLRREIAAMQPSRQTKRASRKRNAVPSVAIAGYTNAGKSSLLNRLTGAGVLVENALFATLDPTVRRAETADGRVYTLADTVGFVRSLPHQLVEAFRSTLEEVADADLILHVVDASHPDPEGQIAAVRHVFADIPGAMDVPEIIVLNKADLASPEAIARLRSREVHSVVVSAHTGEGIAELMELVADQLPRPGVPVDVVVPYSRGDLVSRVHEHGDIDAEEHTPDGTWLRARVDATLAGELNAVAVRRA
- a CDS encoding ATP-dependent DNA helicase, with amino-acid sequence MPAPEPPVAELLDLAVTALGGARRDGQHAMAEAVAQSVDRGEHLLVQAGTGTGKSLGYLVPAVRHAVLADERVVVSTATLALQRQVVARDLPLVADALADRLPRRPTTALLKGWHNYLCVHKVAGGYPEDDTAVLFDLGERRGAADHPAPDAEAGRESLGEQVVRLREWAQETDSGDRDDLVPGVSDRAWRQVSVTSLECLGSTCPMVDECFPERARAAARAADVVVTNHAMLGIAASGSPNVLPEHQVLIVDEAHELTDRVTAQATDELSLATVEHAARLARRHGGVPTTDLDAAGRALAATLVELPETRFADGLPPAVRDVVGSVRDAARALLSALKPDPSRAAAGGGPDGGVKMASTAMLSLFEVAERMTADPEDARRQVLWCSRSEDRRGGTLARLLVAPLAVHGLIRTNLLAGRSAVLTSATLTLGGSFEPVARSMGLTGPPEATAQPAVETGVPPERSSNGDEATQPWRGLDVGSPFDYGKQGICYVARHLPPPGREPATAAQLDEIEALVRAAGGRTLGLFSSRRAAQAAAEAMRQRLDVRVLLQGDDQLPTLVAQFSADESTCLFGTLSLWQGVDVPGATCRLVIIDRIPFPRPDDPLMAARTEAVAAAGGNGFMAVSATHAGLLLAQGAGRLIRTVDDRGVVAVLDPRLATARYGTFLTRSMPPFWTTTRRDVALSALQRLAAAD
- the dapF gene encoding diaminopimelate epimerase — its product is MTSVPAAQRLHVAKGHGTRNDFVLIDDRDGSLDLTPALVQALCERRAGIGGDGVIRLVASRRLVEDAARLAVDAGAEWFMDYRNADGSVAQMCGNGVRVLAALVRSLGLWDPRDGELVLGTRAGVRRVREVPVPAGVADDRWYSVDMGVWSLPGGAGAVQAGGDATVDVPGLPVARPALSVDMGNPHTVVVVADADELEGADLTREPTVRPVPPEGTNTELVLPLGERATEDGGTVGAVRMRVYERGVGETASCGTGACAAALAVRTWAGDGAPDQWLVHVPGGTLRVTARADGHVELAGPAVLVADATVDLATLTSS
- a CDS encoding YbjN domain-containing protein, which produces MASFADRARDWVARRSRRRAPEPDDGPPLSDDELHDHVAALLARELGVAEAGEELPVPVTPARIAAWMSDNGFSYFVDNDGDLGGLWRGRLFYFFLFGEQAEILQIRGQWHREVAIERLEEVLDLCNEWNADRIWPKAYVRVRDNGRVHVISEVAVDLEHGATDAQLHQTLFCGLSTGSMFFDSLDERYPDPAGVAP
- a CDS encoding L-lactate dehydrogenase — encoded protein: MSESDDIDEGGLHGTVFSPRRASKLAIVGAGAVGSTMAYAALMRGSARTVALFDINRAKVEAEALDLSHGIQFMSMAEVVGSDDIGVLADADVVMFTAGAKQKPGQSRLDLAGATISLVQKVLPSIVRVAPNAVYVMVTNPVDVVTYAALKISGLPPSQLFGSGTVLDSSRLRFLIAQHTGVAVQNVHAYVAGEHGDTEIPLWSSASLGAVPLLDWNGFGDRGPLTAGVREAIARDVVESAYKIIEGKGATNYAIGLAGSRIIEAILKDEHRILPVSSLLEGYHGISDVCLSVPAVVAADGVGERMPVPMSSDELAGMRRSADAVRSVARQFGF
- the miaA gene encoding tRNA (adenosine(37)-N6)-dimethylallyltransferase MiaA → MPSVSRPALVVAVVGPTATGKSDLGIALALALGGEVVNTDAMQLYRGMDIGTAKVPFDERQGVPHHLLDVLEPSQDASVADYQRWARATLDELAGRGRRAVAVGGSGLYVRALLDRLEFPGTDPALRAALEARVESEGSRALHDELRRLDPTAADAIGPRNARRIVRALEVIGVTGRPYSAALPDHVDEVPSVRIGLDCDRPTLDARVAARVRRMWEEGLVDEVDRLVSGGLGRTAARAVGYAQVIAMRAGSLTEQEAFESTVAATRRLARKQMGWFGRDPRVHWLDAQAPDLVDQALDVVARADAGTLGPPPERPDGRRSLGS
- a CDS encoding methyltransferase yields the protein MGEQEHYFTARPSSAAERRTIEVELAGRTVAVQTAGGVFSPDHVDLGTRVLLRSVPTPPASGDLLDLGCGWGPLALTLALQSPDAHVWAVDVNERALDLVRRNAAALGLQNVTAATPEAVPSDVRFATVWSNPPVRVGKEELHALLRRWLTRLEPGGEAWLVVGRHLGADPLLRWLQEELGPDVRTERSGSAKGFRVLRAEASRSGDDVAR